The following coding sequences lie in one Primulina huaijiensis isolate GDHJ02 chromosome 2, ASM1229523v2, whole genome shotgun sequence genomic window:
- the LOC140971368 gene encoding ABC transporter G family member 32-like produces MWNSAENIAARSASFREDGDDEEALRWAALERLPTYDRVRLGIFRNVVGDSKEVEVHKLESQEQNVILDRLINSVDSDWEKFFTRVRRRFDRVDLDFPKVEVRFEHLTVESFVHIGSRALPTISNFIINMTEALFRQLRIYSGKKRKLTILDDVSGIIRPGRLTLLLGPPSSGKTTLLLALAGRLNSDLQMSGKVTYNGHGLNEFVPQRTSAYVSQQDWHIPEMTVRETLTFSSRCQGVGYKYDMLLELSRREKLAGIKPDEDLDIFMKALSLEGRESGLAVEYILKILGLDLCADTFVGDEMLKGISGGQKKRLTTGELLVSPSRVLFMDEISTGLDSATTFQIIKYLKHSTQALDGTTVISLLQPAPETYELFDDIILISEGQIVYQGPREAALEFFSCMEFHCPERKNVADFLQEVVSKKDQEQYWARLDLPYRYIPVVRFAEAFLQFNIGKNLSEELDTPFDKRYSHPAALSTSRYGVRKTELLKICYDWQLLLMKRNLFIYVFKFIQLLLVALITMSVFFRTTLHHDTIDDGGLYLGELYFSMIIMLFNGFTEVSMLVVKLPVLYKYRDLHFYPCWAFTFPYWLLSILTSLVESGFWVAVTYYVVGFDPNITRFLRQFLLFFFLHQMSLALFRLMGSLGRSMIVANTFGSFAMLIVMALGGYIISRDRIPSWWIWGFWISPLAYAQDAVSVNEFLGHAWDKRSGDNSNLSLGKALLNARSLFPENYWYWIGVGALIGYICFFNILFTIFLLKLNPLGKRQAVVSKEELHEREKMRKGEPIVICLRDFLQHSGSFAKKSFKQRGMVLPFQALSMSFSNINYYVDVPMELRQQGVPVDKLQLLNNITGAFRPGVLTALVGVSGAGKTTLMDVLAGRKTGGVIEGTISLSGHPKQQETFARISGYCEQNDIHSPCLTVHESLLFSAWLRLSSDIEMETQKAFVEEVMELVELIPLRGALVGLPGVDGLSTEQRKRLTIAVELVANPSIVFMDEPTSGLDARAAAIVMRTVRNIVNTGRTIVCTIHQPSIDIFESFDELLFMKRGGELIYAGPLGPKSCDLIQYFEDIDGIPRIKNGYNPATWMLEVTSPIEESRLGIDFAEIYRRSKLFQHNKELVERLSKPSSDSKELNFPTKYSMSYFDQFVACLWKQNLSYWRNPQYTAVRFFYTVIISLMLGSICWGFGSKRDTQQDVFNAMGSMYAAVLFIGVTNGTAVQPVVSVERFVSYRERAAGMYSALPFAFAQVAIEFPYVFAQAIIYCAIFYSMASFEWAVSKFVWYMFFMYFTMLYFTFYGMMTTAVTPNHNLAAIIAAPFYMLWNLFSGFMIPHKRIPVWWRWYYWANPVAWSLYGLLASQYTDSEKLVKLSDGIQLISTRLLVKDVFGFRHDFIGIAGIMVAGFCMLFAVIFAYGIKAFNFQKR; encoded by the exons ATGTGGAACTCGGCGGAGAATATAGCCGCGCGTTCGGCTTCGTTCCGGGAGGACGGAGACGACGAGGAGGCGCTGCGGTGGGCGGCGCTCGAGCGGCTGCCGACTTACGACCGCGTGAGGCTCGGCATTTTCCGCAATGTGGTCGGGGATTCGAAGGAGGTCGAGGTGCACAAGCTCGAATCTCAGGAGCAAAATGTTATCTTGGATCGGTTGATTAACTCAGTTGATAGTGACTGGGAGAAGTTCTTCACTCGCGTGCGACGCCGTTTCGATAG AGTTGACTTGGATTTCCCAAAAGTTGAAGTGAGGTTTGAGCATTTGACAGTTGAATCATTTGTTCACATTGGTAGCAGAGCTTTGCCCACgatatcaaattttattatcAACATGACAGAG GCTTTATTCAGACAGCTGAGGATATATTCTGGTAAGAAGAGAAAGCTGACAATTTTAGACGATGTTAGTGGGATAATTCGACCAGGAAG ATTAACATTATTATTGGGTCCTCCAAGCTCTGGAAAGACGACTCTTCTTCTCGCCCTTGCTGGACGTCTCAACTCTGATCTTCAG ATGTCAGGTAAAGTAACGTACAATGGGCATGGGCTGAATGAGTTTGTTCCTCAAAGAACATCTGCTTATGTCAGTCAACAAGATTGGCACATACCAGAGATGACAGTTCGAGAAACTCTCACCTTTTCATCTCGTTGTCAAGGTGTTGGGTATAAATACG ATATGCTTCTGGAACTTTCGAGAAGAGAAAAGCTTGCTGGAATAAAGCCTGATGAAGATCTTGATATATTCATGAAG GCTCTGTCTTTGGAGGGGAGGGAATCAGGCCTTGCGGTTGAGTACATCTTGAAG attttgggcttGGACCTTTGTGCGGATACCTTTGTCGGAGATGAAATGCTTAAAGGGATATCTGGTGGCCAAAAAAAGCGCCTGACAACAG GTGAATTATTGGTCAGCCCATCAAGAGTGTTATTCATGGATGAGATATCAACAGGTCTTGATAGTGCCACTACATTCCAAATAATTAAGTATCTTAAGCATTCGACCCAGGCACTTGATGGAACCACTGTGATTTCTCTGCTTCAACCAGCACCTGAGACTTACGAGCTATTTGATGATATTATTCTCATTTCCGAGGGGCAAATTGTGTACCAGGGACCTCGTGAAGCTGCCCTAGAGTTCTTTTCATGCATGGAATTTCACTGCCCAGAGAGGAAAAATGTTGCAGACTTTCTTCAAGAA GTTGTATCCAAGAAGGACCAAGAGCAATACTGGGCTCGTCTCGATCTTCCATATCGGTACATACCAGTTGTTAGATTTGCTGAAGCTTTTCTCCAATTCAACATTGGGAAGAATTTATCTGAAGAGCTGGATACCCCATTTGATAAGCGTTACAGTCATCCTGCAGCCTTATCGACTTCTCGATATGGCGTCAGGAAAACTGAACTGCTTAAAATCTGCTATGACTGGCAGTTGCTGCTTATGAAACGGAATTTATTTATCTATGTCTTTAAATTTATACAG CTCCTTCTGGTTGCTCTGATTACAATGAGTGTTTTTTTCCGTACTACGCTGCATCATGATACAATTGATGATGGGGGCCTTTATTTAGGAGAATTGTACTTTTCCATGATCATTATGCTTTTCAATGGCTTCACAGAGGTTTCCATGCTTGTTGTCAAGCTTCCAGTCCTGTACAAGTACAGGGACTTACACTTCTATCCATGTTGGGCTTTTACATTTCCTTATTGGCTCTTGAGCATTCTAACTTCACTAGTAGAATCAGGTTTCTGGGTGGCAGTGACCTACTATGTCGTTGGATTTGATCCAAATATAACAAG ATTTCTGCGTCAATTCTTGCTTTTCTTCTTTCTGCATCAAATGTCTCTAGCTCTTTTTCGTCTGATGGGTTCCTTGGGCCGTAGCATGATCGTGGCAAATACTTTTGGATCCTTTGCCATGTTGATAGTCATGGCTCTCGGAGGATATATAATTTCAAGAG ATAGGATTCCTAGTTGGTGGATCTGGGGATTTTGGATTTCTCCTCTAGCTTATGCTCAAGATGCTGTTTCTGTCAATGAATTCCTTGGGCATGCCTGGGACAAG AGAAGTGGAGACAATTCAAATTTGTCACTAGGCAAAGCATTACTCAATGCTCGAAGTTTGTTCCCAGAAAACTATTGGTACTGGATTGGTGTAGGCGCATTGATCGGTTATAtatgcttcttcaatatccttTTTACCATTTTCCTCTTGAAGCTGAACC CTCTTGGGAAGCGTCAAGCGGTTGTCTCTAAAGAAGAACTCCACGAGAGAGAGAAGATGCGGAAAGGAGAACCTATTGTCATCTGTCTTAGAGACTTTCTACAGCATTCTGGCTCATTTGCTA AGAAGAGTTTTAAACAAAGAGGAATGGTGCTTCCTTTCCAAGCACTTTCTATGTCTTTCAGCAATATTAATTACTACGTGGATGTGCCCATG GAACTAAGGCAGCAAGGTGTTCCTGTGGATAAATTGCAGTTACTGAATAATATCACTGGAGCATTTAGGCCTGGTGTGCTCACAGCTTTGGTTGGAGTTAGTGGTGCCGGAAAAACCACCCTTATGGATGTATTAGCTGGGAGAAAGACTGGTGGAGTTATTGAAGGAACCATCAGTTTATCAGGTCATCCAAAACAACAAGAGACTTTTGCCAGAATATCTGGGTACTGTGAACAAAACGACATTCATTCTCCCTGCTTAACTGTTCATGAATCACTTCTGTTCTCTGCTTGGCTACGGTTGTCCTCAGATATTGAGATGGAAACGCAAAAG GCTTTTGTTGAGGAGGTGATGGAACTTGTGGAACTTATTCCTTTGAGAGGAGCGTTAGTAGGTCTACCCGGAGTTGATGGATTATCAACGGAGCAAAGAAAGCGCCTTACTATTGCCGTTGAACTGGTAGCCAACCCTTCTATTGTATTCATGGATGAGCCCACATCAGGCTTAGATGCGAGAGCTGCAGCCATAGTGATGCGGACAGTGAGGAATATAGTGAACACTGGAAGAACTATTGTCTGTACTATTCATCAGCCTAGCATTGACATCTTTGAATCCTTTGACGAG CTTTTATTTATGAAACGGGGTGGAGAGCTCATTTATGCTGGTCCACTTGGTCCAAAGTCTTGCGATTTGATCCAGTATTTTGAG GATATTGACGGAATACCAAGGATCAAGAATGGATATAATCCGGCTACATGGATGTTAGAGGTTACATCACCAATAGAGGAAAGCCGCTTGGGCAttgattttgctgaaatttACCGAAGATCAAAACTATTTCA ACATAATAAAGAGTTGGTCGAGAGGCTGAGCAAACCAAGTAGCGATTCAAAAGAGCTTAATTTTCCAACAAAGTATTCTATGTCATACTTCGACCAATTTGTGGCTTGCCTTTGGAAGCAGAACTTGTCTTACTGGCGAAACCCACAATACACGGCAGTTCGCTTCTTCTATACAGTAATAATATCATTGATGCTGGGAAGCATATGTTGGGGATTTGGTTCAAAAAG GGACACACAGCAAGACGTATTTAATGCTATGGGATCAATGTATGCAGCAGTGCTGTTCATCGGAGTTACGAATGGCACTGCCGTTCAACCAGTTGTTTCTGTTGAAAGATTTGTTTCATACAGAGAAAGAGCAGCAGGAATGTATTCGGCTTTACCGTTTGCATTTGCTCAG GTTGCTATCGAGTTTCCTTACGTATTCGCACAGGCAATTATTTACTGTGCGATATTCTATTCAATGGCTTCTTTTGAGTGGGCTGTTTCCAAATTTGTGTGGTACATGTTCTTCATGTACTTCACAATGTTGTATTTCACATTTTATGGCATGATGACAACTGCTGTCACACCCAACCACAACCTTGCTGCCATTATCGCTGCCCCATTTTACATGCTTTGGAATCTCTTTAGCGGATTCATGATACCTCATAAG AGAATTCCGGTATGGTGGCGATGGTATTATTGGGCAAACCCCGTCGCGTGGAGTCTCTATGGCCTCCTTGCTTCTCAATATACTGACAGTGAGAAATTGGTGAAGCTTTCTGATGGAATTCAGTTAATTTCGACTAGGCTATTAGTCAAGGATGTATTTGGATTCAGGCATGATTTCATCGGTATCGCGGGAATCATGGTGGCCGGATTCTGCATGTTATTTGCTGTGATTTTTGCTTATGGTATCAAAGCTTTTAACTTCCAGAAGAGATGA
- the LOC140971367 gene encoding topless-related protein 4-like isoform X2: MSSLSRELVFLILQFLDEEKFKETVHRLEQESGFFFNMRYFEEMVTNGEWENVEKYLFGFTKVDDNRYSMKIFFEIRKQKYLEALDKKDRAKAVDILVKDLKVFSSFNEDLFKEITQLLTFENFRENEQLSKYGDTKTARGIMLVELKKLIEANPLFREKLNFPSLKNSRLRTLINQSLNWQHQLCKNPKPNPDIKTLFVDHSCGPSQPNGARAPSPVTNHLMGAVPKPGAFPPLTTHGPNPGPMPTPLAGWMASPSQVPHPSSSTGPIGFNPQNNAGLLKRPRTPPMINLAMDYQTADSEHVMKRTRPFGFPDEVNNVPVNVLPVGFSSQTHGHTSPSSEELPKTMVMNLSQGSAVKSMDFHPVQQVLLLVGTNLGDVMVWELGGRNRICHRSFKVWDLGACSVALQTSLGNDYSASINRVMWSPEGSLFGVAYSKHIVHLYSYHGGDDLRNHLEIEAHVGSVNDLAFSFPNKQLCVVTCGEDRLIKVWDAASGSKQFTFAGHEAAVHSVCPHHKENIQFIFSTATDGKIKAWLYDNLGSRVDYDAPGHSSTTMAYSADGTRLFSCGTNKEGDSYLVEWNESEGAVKRTYTGLSKRAAGGIVQFDTLKNRILAAGDDFTIKFWDMDNVNVLTTTDAEGGLPPSPCIRFNKEGIMLAVSTNENSVKILANADGVRLLRTIESSPFDTSSRIASSTVVKSPSFAAVNATTGSSIVDRVAPVTALAAMGGENRNLAEKPRIADESAEKSRIWKMAEVNEPSQCRSLRLPDNLASAKVSKLMFTNSGFAILALAANAVHKLWKWPKNDRNPTGKASANTVPQQWQPASGIVMTNDISDANPEDGVSCFALSKNDSYVLSASGGKISLFNMMTFKTMTTFMPPPPAATFLAFHPQDNNIIAIGMDDSSIQIYNVRVDEVKVKLIGHQKRITGLAFSASLKVLVSSGADSQLCVWSSDAWEKKTSKFLQTPPGRTTAPLADTRVLFHQDQTHLLVVHETQIAIYEAPQLACLKQWLPVEASGPITYATYSCDSQSIYVSFEDGSVGVLTASTLRLRCRINPSSYIPTSASLRVHPLVIAAHPSEANQFALGLSDGGVCVLEPIESEGRWGTVPPQENGAGPSTSGAASSDQLQR, from the exons ATGTCGTCGTTGAGCAGAGAGCTAGTGTTTTTGATACTCCAGTTTCTTGATGAGGAGAAGTTTAAGGAGACTGTTCACAG ATTGGAGCAAGAATCCGGTTTTTTCTTCAATATGCGATATTTTGAGGAAATGGTGACAAATGGAGAATGGGAAAACGTAGAAAAGTATTTGTTTGGCTTCACAAAAGTGGATGATAACAGATATTCTATGAAAATCTTCTTTGAGATACGAAAGCAGAAGTACCTTGAAGCTTTGGACAA GAAAGATCGTGCAAAAGCTGTTGACATTCTGGTGAAGGACTTGAAAGTATTCTCATCATTTAATGAAGatctttttaaagaaataacGCAGTTGTTGACCTTTGAGAACTTTAG AGAGAATGAACAATTGTCCAAGTATGGGGACACCAAGACTGCTAGGGGTATAATGCTTGTTGAACTTAAAAAGTTGATAGAGGCAAATCCTCTGTTTCGTGAGAAGCTGAACTTTCCCAGCTTGAAGAATTCAAGATTGAGGACACTAATCAATCAGAG TTTGAACTGGCAGCATCAGCTTTGTAAGAATCCGAAGCCCAATCCTGATATTAAAACATTGTTTGTGGACCATTCATGTGGTCCATCACAGCCAAATGGTGCAAGGGCGCCATCCCCTGTCACTAACCATCTTATGGGAGCTGTTCCCAAGCCAGGGGCATTTCCACCTCTGACCACGCATGGC CCAAATCCAGGTCCTATGCCAACTCCTCTTGCTGGATGGATGGCTAGTCCCTCTCAGGTTCCTCATCCGTCCTCCTCTACCGGTCCCATTGGATTCAACCCACAAAATAATGCtg GTTTATTAAAGCGCCCTAGGACTCCTCCAATGATTAACCTGGCAATGGATTACCAGACTGCCGATTCAGAGCATGTCATGAAAAGAACGAGACCTTTTGGATTTCCAGACGAA GTCAATAATGTACCTGTCAATGTTTTGCCTGTTGGATTTTCCAGTCAAACTCATGGGCATACCTCACCCTCATCCGAGGAGTTGCCAAAGACCATGGTGATGAATCTCAGTCAGGGCTCTGCCGTCAAGAGTATGGATTTTCATCCAGTGCAACAAGTTTTACTTCTTG TCGGGACAAATTTGGGAGACGTTATGGTTTGGGAACTGGGTGGCAGAAATAGAATTTGCCACAGAAGTTTCAAGGTATGGGATCTTGGGGCTTGTTCAGTGGCACTGCAG ACATCTTTGGGCAATGATTATTCTGCATCGATAAACCGTGTGATGTGGAGTCCTGAAGGTTCTTTATTTG GTGTTGCGTACTCCAAGCACATTGTGCACCTATATTCCTACCATGGTGGTGATGACCTAAGAAACCACCTTGAG atTGAAGCACATGTCGGGAGTGTAAATGATCTTGCTTTCTCCTTCCCAAACAAGCAGCTCTGTGTAGTCACTTGTGGAGAGGACAGGCTTATTAAG GTGTGGGATGCGGCTTCAGGTTCAAAACAGTTTACATTTGCAGGCCATGAAGCAGCTGTACATTCTGTCTGTCCACATCATAAAGAAAATATTCAG TTCATCTTCTCCACAGCAACTGATGGGAAGATAAAGGCATGGTTGTACGATAACCTCGGTTCTAGGGTTGACTACGATGCACCAGGTCATTCATCCACCACTATGGCATATAGTGCTGATGGAACAAG GTTATTTTCTTGCGGGACAAACAAAGAAGGAGATTCATATCTTGTGGAGTGGAATGAAAGTGAGGGAGCTGTAAAACGTACTTATACTGGTCTTAGCAAGCGAGCTGCAGGAGGAATAGTGCAGTTTGATACTCTAAAAAATCGAATTTTGGCTGCTGGAGATGACTTCACGATTAAGTTCTGGGACATGGACAATGTCAACGTATTGACAACAACTGATGCCGAGGGTGGATTACCG CCATCTCCTTGTATCCGTTTCAACAAGGAAGGAATAATGTTAGCTGTCTCGACAAATGAGAATTCTGTAAAGATTTTAGCCAATGCAGATGGTGTTCGTCTGCTACGAACAATTGAAAGTAGTCCTTTTGACACTTCTTCTAGGATAGCCTCCTCAACAGTTGTAAAG TCTCCCTCATTTGCTGCTGTTAATGCTACTACTGGATCAAGCATTGTTGATCGAGTTGCTCCTGTAACAGCATTGGCTGCAATG GGTGGAGAAAATCGAAATTTGGCAGAAAAGCCAAGGATTGCAGATGAGTCTGCTGAAAAATCCAGAATCTGGAAAATGGCAGAAGTGAATGAGCCATCACAGTGCCGTTCCTTGAGACTCCCAGATAATTTAGCATCTGCGAAG GTTTCAAAGTTGATGTTTACAAATTCGGGATTTGCTATATTGGCACTAGCTGCTAATGCGGTGCACAAACTCTGGAAATGGCCAAAGAATGATCGTAATCCAACAGGAAAG GCTAGTGCTAATACCGTGCCGCAACAATGGCAACCTGCTAGCGGGATAGTGATGACAAATGATATCAGTGATGCAAATCCTGAAGATGGGGTTTCATGCTTTGCGCTGTCAAAGAATGACTCTTATGTCCTTTCAGCTTCTGGAGGCAAAATTTCTCTTTTTAACATGATGACTTTTAAG ACAATGACGACGTTTATGCCCCCACCGCCTGCAGCAACATTTCTTGCGTTTCATCCTCAAGATAATAACATCATTGCCATAGGCATGGATGACTCCTCTATTCAAATATACAATGTGCGGGTTGATGAG GTTAAAGTCAAGCTCATAGGACACCAGAAAAGGATTACCGGTCTTGCCTTCTCTGCCTCTCTTAAAGTGCTTGTATCTTCAGGGGCTGATTCTCAG CTTTGCGTTTGGAGTTCGGATGCCTGGGAGAAGAAAACAAGTAAATTCCTGCAAACCCCACCTGGTCGAACAACCGCACCCCTTGCTGACACTCGTGTACTATTCCACCAAGATCAAACACATTTACTAGTAGTCCACGAGACGCAGATTGCAATTTACGAGGCTCCACAGTTGGCATGCCTTAAGCAG TGGTTACCTGTTGAAGCAAGTGGTCCAATCACGTATGCTACATATTCTTGTGATAGCCAATCAATATACGTGAGCTTTGAAGATGGAAGTGTGGGTGTTCTTACTGCTTCTACGCTGCGGTTAAGATGTCGAATCAACCCCTCTTCATATATTCCCACCAGCGCAAG TTTAAGGGTACATCCGCTAGTCATTGCAGCACACCCCTCGGAAGCCAATCAATTTGCTTTGGGGCTTAGTGATGGTGGAGTCTGTGTACTCGAGCCAATCGAGTCTGAAGGTAGATGGGGAACAGTACCTCCACAAGAAAACGGTGCTGGTCCGAGTACTTCTGGTGCAGCAAGTTCCGATCAACTTCAAAGGTAA
- the LOC140971367 gene encoding topless-related protein 4-like isoform X1: MSSLSRELVFLILQFLDEEKFKETVHRLEQESGFFFNMRYFEEMVTNGEWENVEKYLFGFTKVDDNRYSMKIFFEIRKQKYLEALDKKDRAKAVDILVKDLKVFSSFNEDLFKEITQLLTFENFRENEQLSKYGDTKTARGIMLVELKKLIEANPLFREKLNFPSLKNSRLRTLINQSLNWQHQLCKNPKPNPDIKTLFVDHSCGPSQPNGARAPSPVTNHLMGAVPKPGAFPPLTTHGSFQPNPGPMPTPLAGWMASPSQVPHPSSSTGPIGFNPQNNAGLLKRPRTPPMINLAMDYQTADSEHVMKRTRPFGFPDEVNNVPVNVLPVGFSSQTHGHTSPSSEELPKTMVMNLSQGSAVKSMDFHPVQQVLLLVGTNLGDVMVWELGGRNRICHRSFKVWDLGACSVALQTSLGNDYSASINRVMWSPEGSLFGVAYSKHIVHLYSYHGGDDLRNHLEIEAHVGSVNDLAFSFPNKQLCVVTCGEDRLIKVWDAASGSKQFTFAGHEAAVHSVCPHHKENIQFIFSTATDGKIKAWLYDNLGSRVDYDAPGHSSTTMAYSADGTRLFSCGTNKEGDSYLVEWNESEGAVKRTYTGLSKRAAGGIVQFDTLKNRILAAGDDFTIKFWDMDNVNVLTTTDAEGGLPPSPCIRFNKEGIMLAVSTNENSVKILANADGVRLLRTIESSPFDTSSRIASSTVVKSPSFAAVNATTGSSIVDRVAPVTALAAMGGENRNLAEKPRIADESAEKSRIWKMAEVNEPSQCRSLRLPDNLASAKVSKLMFTNSGFAILALAANAVHKLWKWPKNDRNPTGKASANTVPQQWQPASGIVMTNDISDANPEDGVSCFALSKNDSYVLSASGGKISLFNMMTFKTMTTFMPPPPAATFLAFHPQDNNIIAIGMDDSSIQIYNVRVDEVKVKLIGHQKRITGLAFSASLKVLVSSGADSQLCVWSSDAWEKKTSKFLQTPPGRTTAPLADTRVLFHQDQTHLLVVHETQIAIYEAPQLACLKQWLPVEASGPITYATYSCDSQSIYVSFEDGSVGVLTASTLRLRCRINPSSYIPTSASLRVHPLVIAAHPSEANQFALGLSDGGVCVLEPIESEGRWGTVPPQENGAGPSTSGAASSDQLQR; encoded by the exons ATGTCGTCGTTGAGCAGAGAGCTAGTGTTTTTGATACTCCAGTTTCTTGATGAGGAGAAGTTTAAGGAGACTGTTCACAG ATTGGAGCAAGAATCCGGTTTTTTCTTCAATATGCGATATTTTGAGGAAATGGTGACAAATGGAGAATGGGAAAACGTAGAAAAGTATTTGTTTGGCTTCACAAAAGTGGATGATAACAGATATTCTATGAAAATCTTCTTTGAGATACGAAAGCAGAAGTACCTTGAAGCTTTGGACAA GAAAGATCGTGCAAAAGCTGTTGACATTCTGGTGAAGGACTTGAAAGTATTCTCATCATTTAATGAAGatctttttaaagaaataacGCAGTTGTTGACCTTTGAGAACTTTAG AGAGAATGAACAATTGTCCAAGTATGGGGACACCAAGACTGCTAGGGGTATAATGCTTGTTGAACTTAAAAAGTTGATAGAGGCAAATCCTCTGTTTCGTGAGAAGCTGAACTTTCCCAGCTTGAAGAATTCAAGATTGAGGACACTAATCAATCAGAG TTTGAACTGGCAGCATCAGCTTTGTAAGAATCCGAAGCCCAATCCTGATATTAAAACATTGTTTGTGGACCATTCATGTGGTCCATCACAGCCAAATGGTGCAAGGGCGCCATCCCCTGTCACTAACCATCTTATGGGAGCTGTTCCCAAGCCAGGGGCATTTCCACCTCTGACCACGCATGGC TCATTTCAGCCAAATCCAGGTCCTATGCCAACTCCTCTTGCTGGATGGATGGCTAGTCCCTCTCAGGTTCCTCATCCGTCCTCCTCTACCGGTCCCATTGGATTCAACCCACAAAATAATGCtg GTTTATTAAAGCGCCCTAGGACTCCTCCAATGATTAACCTGGCAATGGATTACCAGACTGCCGATTCAGAGCATGTCATGAAAAGAACGAGACCTTTTGGATTTCCAGACGAA GTCAATAATGTACCTGTCAATGTTTTGCCTGTTGGATTTTCCAGTCAAACTCATGGGCATACCTCACCCTCATCCGAGGAGTTGCCAAAGACCATGGTGATGAATCTCAGTCAGGGCTCTGCCGTCAAGAGTATGGATTTTCATCCAGTGCAACAAGTTTTACTTCTTG TCGGGACAAATTTGGGAGACGTTATGGTTTGGGAACTGGGTGGCAGAAATAGAATTTGCCACAGAAGTTTCAAGGTATGGGATCTTGGGGCTTGTTCAGTGGCACTGCAG ACATCTTTGGGCAATGATTATTCTGCATCGATAAACCGTGTGATGTGGAGTCCTGAAGGTTCTTTATTTG GTGTTGCGTACTCCAAGCACATTGTGCACCTATATTCCTACCATGGTGGTGATGACCTAAGAAACCACCTTGAG atTGAAGCACATGTCGGGAGTGTAAATGATCTTGCTTTCTCCTTCCCAAACAAGCAGCTCTGTGTAGTCACTTGTGGAGAGGACAGGCTTATTAAG GTGTGGGATGCGGCTTCAGGTTCAAAACAGTTTACATTTGCAGGCCATGAAGCAGCTGTACATTCTGTCTGTCCACATCATAAAGAAAATATTCAG TTCATCTTCTCCACAGCAACTGATGGGAAGATAAAGGCATGGTTGTACGATAACCTCGGTTCTAGGGTTGACTACGATGCACCAGGTCATTCATCCACCACTATGGCATATAGTGCTGATGGAACAAG GTTATTTTCTTGCGGGACAAACAAAGAAGGAGATTCATATCTTGTGGAGTGGAATGAAAGTGAGGGAGCTGTAAAACGTACTTATACTGGTCTTAGCAAGCGAGCTGCAGGAGGAATAGTGCAGTTTGATACTCTAAAAAATCGAATTTTGGCTGCTGGAGATGACTTCACGATTAAGTTCTGGGACATGGACAATGTCAACGTATTGACAACAACTGATGCCGAGGGTGGATTACCG CCATCTCCTTGTATCCGTTTCAACAAGGAAGGAATAATGTTAGCTGTCTCGACAAATGAGAATTCTGTAAAGATTTTAGCCAATGCAGATGGTGTTCGTCTGCTACGAACAATTGAAAGTAGTCCTTTTGACACTTCTTCTAGGATAGCCTCCTCAACAGTTGTAAAG TCTCCCTCATTTGCTGCTGTTAATGCTACTACTGGATCAAGCATTGTTGATCGAGTTGCTCCTGTAACAGCATTGGCTGCAATG GGTGGAGAAAATCGAAATTTGGCAGAAAAGCCAAGGATTGCAGATGAGTCTGCTGAAAAATCCAGAATCTGGAAAATGGCAGAAGTGAATGAGCCATCACAGTGCCGTTCCTTGAGACTCCCAGATAATTTAGCATCTGCGAAG GTTTCAAAGTTGATGTTTACAAATTCGGGATTTGCTATATTGGCACTAGCTGCTAATGCGGTGCACAAACTCTGGAAATGGCCAAAGAATGATCGTAATCCAACAGGAAAG GCTAGTGCTAATACCGTGCCGCAACAATGGCAACCTGCTAGCGGGATAGTGATGACAAATGATATCAGTGATGCAAATCCTGAAGATGGGGTTTCATGCTTTGCGCTGTCAAAGAATGACTCTTATGTCCTTTCAGCTTCTGGAGGCAAAATTTCTCTTTTTAACATGATGACTTTTAAG ACAATGACGACGTTTATGCCCCCACCGCCTGCAGCAACATTTCTTGCGTTTCATCCTCAAGATAATAACATCATTGCCATAGGCATGGATGACTCCTCTATTCAAATATACAATGTGCGGGTTGATGAG GTTAAAGTCAAGCTCATAGGACACCAGAAAAGGATTACCGGTCTTGCCTTCTCTGCCTCTCTTAAAGTGCTTGTATCTTCAGGGGCTGATTCTCAG CTTTGCGTTTGGAGTTCGGATGCCTGGGAGAAGAAAACAAGTAAATTCCTGCAAACCCCACCTGGTCGAACAACCGCACCCCTTGCTGACACTCGTGTACTATTCCACCAAGATCAAACACATTTACTAGTAGTCCACGAGACGCAGATTGCAATTTACGAGGCTCCACAGTTGGCATGCCTTAAGCAG TGGTTACCTGTTGAAGCAAGTGGTCCAATCACGTATGCTACATATTCTTGTGATAGCCAATCAATATACGTGAGCTTTGAAGATGGAAGTGTGGGTGTTCTTACTGCTTCTACGCTGCGGTTAAGATGTCGAATCAACCCCTCTTCATATATTCCCACCAGCGCAAG TTTAAGGGTACATCCGCTAGTCATTGCAGCACACCCCTCGGAAGCCAATCAATTTGCTTTGGGGCTTAGTGATGGTGGAGTCTGTGTACTCGAGCCAATCGAGTCTGAAGGTAGATGGGGAACAGTACCTCCACAAGAAAACGGTGCTGGTCCGAGTACTTCTGGTGCAGCAAGTTCCGATCAACTTCAAAGGTAA